The genomic window AGTAGCCCAGGAGCTCGCCTCCGGCGCGGGCGCCCACGAAGTCCTTGCCGACCTCGACCTCCGGGTTGGCGAGCTCCTCCTGCAGGTCGCCCTCGTCGTAGTGGTCGCCGGTGCGGTCGACGGCCTCGATCGCGGTCAGCAGCTCGGCCCAGGCCGGCACGTCGGCGCTGGTCAGCGGGTGCAGGGTGAGATCCACGCCTGGCAGCGTAGGAGGCGCTGCCGGGCGGCGTCGCGGTGTTTTCGTCCCCACGGACGCCGGATGGCGACCGCTGCGGGGCCAGCGTGGGAGACTGGGCCGTCGTCCGCGACGTGATCCATGACCCCGACCAGATGAGGTCCACCGCTCGTGTCACCCATGGCCCGCTCCGCGCTGCCGCCCGCCGCGACGCCGCCGGACCTGATCCGAAACTTCTGCATCATCGCGCACATCGACCACGGCAAGTCGACGCTGGCCGACCGGATGCTGCAGATCACCGGCGTCGTCGACCCGAGGGCGATGCGCGCCCAGTACCTGGACCGGATGGACATCGAGCGTGAGCGCGGCATCACCATCAAGAGCCAGGCGGTGCGGATGCCGTGGGAGCTCGACGGCACGACGTTCGCGCTGAACATGATCGACACGCCGGGGCACGTCGACTTCACCTACGAGGTGTCGCGCTCGCTGGCCGCCTGCGAGGGCGCCGTGCTCCTGGTGGACGCCGCGCAGGGCATCGAGGCGCAGACGCTGGCCAACCTGTACCTGGCGATGGAGAACGACCTCACGATCATCCCGGTGCTGAACAAGATCGACCTGCCGGCGGCGCAGCCCGAGAAGTACGCCGCCGAGCTCGCCCACCTGGTGGGCGGCGAGCCCGAGGACGTGCTGCTCGTCTCCGGCAAGACCGGCGTGGGCGTCGAGCCGCTGCTCGACACGATCACCCGCCGGCTGCCGGCCCCCACCGGGGACCCGGACGGACCGGCCCGGGCGATGATCTTCGACTCCGTGTACGACACCTACCGCGGCGTCGTCACGTACGTCCGCGTCATCGACGGCCACCTCAGCCCGCGCGAGCGCATCGTGATGATGTCGACGAAGGCGCACCACGAGCTGCTCGAGATCGGCGTCAGCTCGCCCGAGCCCGAGCCCACCAAGGGTCTGGGCGTCGGCGAAGTCGGCTACCTCATCACCGGGGTGAAGGACGTCCGCCAGTCCAAGGTCGGCGACACCGTCACCAACGCCGGAAAGCCGGCGAAGACCGCGCTCGCCGGGTACAGCGACCCGAAGCCGATGGTGTTCAGCGGCCTGTACCCGATCGACGGCTCGGACTACCCGATCCTGCGCGACGCCCTCGACCGGCTGAAGCTGAACGACGCCGCCCTCGTCTACGAGCCCGAGACGTCCGCGGCGCTCGGCTTCGGCTTCCGGGTGGGCTTCCTGGGCCTGCTCCACCTGGAGATCATCCGCGAGCGGCTCGAGCGCGAGTTCGACCTGGACCTCATCTCCACGCTGCCCAGCGCCGTCTACGACGTGACGATGGACGACGGCACCCAGATCAACGTGACCAACCCGTCCGAGTACCCGGTCGGCAAGATCCGTGAGGTGCGCGAGCCCGTCGTGCGGGCGACGATCCTGTCGCCGTCCGACTACGTGGGCACGATCATGGAGCTCTGCCAGGCCCGGCGCGGCACCCTGCGCGGCATGGACTACCTGTCCGAGGACCGCGTCGAGATGCGCTACACGTTGCCGCTCGCCGAGATCGTGTTCGACTTCTTCGACATGCTGAAGTCACGCACCCGCGGCTACGCCTCGCTGGACTACGAGCCGGACGGCGACCAGGTGTCCGACCTGGTGAAGGTCGACATCCTGCTGCAGGGCGAGCAGGTCGACGCGTTCAGCACGATCGTCCACCAGGACAAGGCCTACGCGTACGGCGTGATGATGGCCGGCAAGCTGCGCGAGCTCATCCCGCGCCAGCAGTTCGAGGTGCCGATCCAGGCCGCCATCGGCTCGCGCATCATCGCCCGCGAGACCATCCGCGCCATCCGCAAGGACGTCCTGGCCAAGTGCTACGGGGGTGACATCACCCGCAAGCGCAAGCTGCTGGAGAAGCAGAAGGAAGGCAAGAAGCGGATGAAGATGGTCGGCCGGGTGGAGGTGCCGCAGGAGGCCTTCATCGCCGCGCTGTCCAACGAGGCCGTCCCGGACAAGGCCAAGAAGTAGCCGCCGTCCCGGACGAGCGGCGGGATCCACCGTCCCTCGATCGTTGACACCGAACGGGCGCGCGATCAGGCTCGGATCACGCCGGATGCTGACGCCGGCTGCGCTCTGAGGGAGCAACCGTGGCCGCGTCCGACACCGCCGGCAGTTCCAAGACCGTCACCGAGCTGCGCCTGGCGCTGGTCTGCTACGGCGGCGTCTCGTTGGCCATCTACATGCACGGGGTGGCCAAGGAGCTGCACAAGCTCGTGGTGGCTTCGCGTCGCTTCGACGAGCTCGGTCCGCAGGGCGACAACCCGTTCGACGAGCGCGTCGACTCCGAGCACGCCTACTTCGAGGCGCTGCGCGACCTGGCCGGCGAGGGACGCGTGCTGTCGGTCAACGTCGACATCATCGCCGGCACCTCCGCCGGAGGGATCAACGGTGTCTGCCTGGCAAAGGTGTTGGCGCGCAACGGGTCCCAGGACGCGCTGAAGCGGCTCTGGATCGACGAGGGCGACCTGAAGAAGCTGCTCAAGGCGCCGCCGCTGCTCGGCTGGCGCACCCGCGCGGCCCTCGCCGTCGGCGGCCTGCTGCCGCGGCTGCGCAAGCCGGTGTCCCCGCTGCGCGGCGACCGGATGTCGCGACTGCTGTACGACGCGATCGCGGACATGGAGAAGCCGGTGGACGCCGACCGTCGCACCCTGCTGCAGCCGACGACTCCGCTGGACCTGTTCGTCACGACCACCGACCTGGCGGGGTTCCGCACGCTGGTGCCCACCGGCGCCGGCGGCGCGAGCCAGCGCGAGACGGACCACTCCCAGGTCGTCCAGCTGCGCACCGACGGCCAGGACGACACGTTCGGGGCGGACAGCGTCGGCACCCTCGCCTTCGCGGCCCGGGCGACGTCGTCCTTCCCCGGCGCCTTCCCGCCGGTGAGCCTGAACAGCTTCAAGACCGAGCTGGCCGGTCGGGCGCTGGACGGCGAGCAGGTGGCACTGAAGTTCCGCCGCCGGTACGGCGACCCCGGGCAGTCGCTGGACGCCTGGTTCGTCGACGGGGGAGTGCTCGACAACGCGCCGTTCGACCTCGTCGTCGAGGCGATCAGCCAGAAGCGTGCGGAGACCGAGGTGGTGCGCCGGCTGGTCTACATCCAGCCCGACCCCGGTCGCGCGATCGACACCACCGTGCCCGGCCCGCTGGCGGCCGAGCCGGCGCCCGGCTACCTGTCGGGTCTGCTGAAGAGCGTCGGCTCCGTCCGCGGCAGCCACTCGATCCTGCGCGAGCTCGAGACCCTGCGGGACCTGAACACCCGCATCGCCGAGCTGGCCGCCATCGCCGAGCAGCAGTCGGCGCAGGTGGACGCGGCGATCGAGGCGGCCTGGGCGTCGGCCCCCTCGGGCTCGTCGGCCCAGGCGGGCCAGGCGTGGGACATCAACGACCAGCAGGACGTGCAGACCCTGGCCGCGAGCCTGTACGCCGCGGCACCGGCCTTCGTCGGGGCCGGCTTCGCCACCTACTGCCGGCTGAAGGTCGAGGTGGCCGGCGTGCGGCTCGCCGACGAGGTGGTCGAGCGGTTCGTCTACCCGCCGGGGTCGAGCCGGGCCAGCTTCGTCCGCGCCGCCATCTCGGCGTGGGCCCGCGGGCACGTCGAGTGGCGCGAGGTCGACCAGAGCCGGTTGCTCGAGCTGCTCGGCCCGGTCGACGTCCCCTACCGAGAGCGCCGGCTGATGTTCATCCTGTCCGGCATCAACGCCCTCTACGCCACGACCGACACGGCGACCGGTCCGCCGCGCGCCGACCTGGACGCACTGAAGACGAGGGCCTGGCAGCTGCTGGAGGAGTTGCGGGCGGCGCCGCGGGAGGCGGTGCACGCGGTGCCGGACTCGGCAGTGACCTTCCTCGGCGCCGACCTGACCGACGACCACGTGTTCGGCAACCCCGAGGGCTTCGCCGCCGACCACGACGCGGAGTTCACCACTCTGTTCTCCACCTACCGGGCCAGCCTGCAGGAGCAGCTGGAGGACAGCACGGCGCCCATCTGGCAAGGCTTCGTGCAGCACACCGCCGCCTGGGCGTCCGACGATCGGCGAGGCCTGCTCTCGCGGTACCTGGGCTTCCCGCTGTGGGACGCGCTGATCTTCCCGACCGTGGCGCTGGCGCAGCTGCCGCAGTTCAGCCCGATCACGGTGAGCCAGTTCAGCCCGCTGGCCGCCATGGCGTTGCCGACTCCGGACGGTGGCAAGCTCAAGGGGGTCTCGCTGCACCACTTCGGCGGGTTCGCGGACGCTTCCTGGCGGGAGAACGACTACCTGTGGGGGCGCCTGGACTCTG from Angustibacter luteus includes these protein-coding regions:
- a CDS encoding patatin-like protein, whose protein sequence is MAASDTAGSSKTVTELRLALVCYGGVSLAIYMHGVAKELHKLVVASRRFDELGPQGDNPFDERVDSEHAYFEALRDLAGEGRVLSVNVDIIAGTSAGGINGVCLAKVLARNGSQDALKRLWIDEGDLKKLLKAPPLLGWRTRAALAVGGLLPRLRKPVSPLRGDRMSRLLYDAIADMEKPVDADRRTLLQPTTPLDLFVTTTDLAGFRTLVPTGAGGASQRETDHSQVVQLRTDGQDDTFGADSVGTLAFAARATSSFPGAFPPVSLNSFKTELAGRALDGEQVALKFRRRYGDPGQSLDAWFVDGGVLDNAPFDLVVEAISQKRAETEVVRRLVYIQPDPGRAIDTTVPGPLAAEPAPGYLSGLLKSVGSVRGSHSILRELETLRDLNTRIAELAAIAEQQSAQVDAAIEAAWASAPSGSSAQAGQAWDINDQQDVQTLAASLYAAAPAFVGAGFATYCRLKVEVAGVRLADEVVERFVYPPGSSRASFVRAAISAWARGHVEWREVDQSRLLELLGPVDVPYRERRLMFILSGINALYATTDTATGPPRADLDALKTRAWQLLEELRAAPREAVHAVPDSAVTFLGADLTDDHVFGNPEGFAADHDAEFTTLFSTYRASLQEQLEDSTAPIWQGFVQHTAAWASDDRRGLLSRYLGFPLWDALIFPTVALAQLPQFSPITVSQFSPLAAMALPTPDGGKLKGVSLHHFGGFADASWRENDYLWGRLDSAELLLRTLRSSAPGQSPPTPRDAADAAGLAGPRLRSALTAILAAESDLVRDRALLPTLQAAVGTLPST
- the lepA gene encoding translation elongation factor 4 encodes the protein MARSALPPAATPPDLIRNFCIIAHIDHGKSTLADRMLQITGVVDPRAMRAQYLDRMDIERERGITIKSQAVRMPWELDGTTFALNMIDTPGHVDFTYEVSRSLAACEGAVLLVDAAQGIEAQTLANLYLAMENDLTIIPVLNKIDLPAAQPEKYAAELAHLVGGEPEDVLLVSGKTGVGVEPLLDTITRRLPAPTGDPDGPARAMIFDSVYDTYRGVVTYVRVIDGHLSPRERIVMMSTKAHHELLEIGVSSPEPEPTKGLGVGEVGYLITGVKDVRQSKVGDTVTNAGKPAKTALAGYSDPKPMVFSGLYPIDGSDYPILRDALDRLKLNDAALVYEPETSAALGFGFRVGFLGLLHLEIIRERLEREFDLDLISTLPSAVYDVTMDDGTQINVTNPSEYPVGKIREVREPVVRATILSPSDYVGTIMELCQARRGTLRGMDYLSEDRVEMRYTLPLAEIVFDFFDMLKSRTRGYASLDYEPDGDQVSDLVKVDILLQGEQVDAFSTIVHQDKAYAYGVMMAGKLRELIPRQQFEVPIQAAIGSRIIARETIRAIRKDVLAKCYGGDITRKRKLLEKQKEGKKRMKMVGRVEVPQEAFIAALSNEAVPDKAKK